From Roseibium alexandrii DFL-11, the proteins below share one genomic window:
- a CDS encoding transcription termination/antitermination NusG family protein, which translates to MSKLHRIPVTDALKVNYDLLRSLVGVQGIDWIVVRSNPNCESRAAESLSAAGLIAWLPMLPVLRKNSRTRNEFDKSRPLCTRYLFVALDRYKGQSTSEVVVCDGVEKVLSFDEENRPHIVPKAQMRVIVEQCWNAITEGNLSKVKHFDIGAVFGLLADEFDGVTGTVTGYDEAKGIVEGLVPMFGREMAVKVAVDKVKAVHG; encoded by the coding sequence ATGAGCAAGCTGCACAGGATCCCCGTCACGGACGCCTTGAAGGTGAACTATGATTTGTTGCGCTCATTGGTCGGTGTTCAGGGCATAGACTGGATTGTCGTGCGCTCCAATCCCAATTGCGAGAGCCGGGCGGCCGAAAGCCTGTCTGCGGCCGGGCTGATTGCCTGGCTGCCGATGCTTCCCGTCCTGCGTAAGAACAGCCGCACGCGCAATGAATTCGACAAGTCTCGGCCGCTCTGTACGCGTTATCTGTTCGTTGCGCTTGACCGGTACAAGGGACAATCCACAAGTGAAGTTGTGGTTTGTGACGGCGTTGAAAAGGTGCTGTCGTTCGATGAGGAAAACCGGCCGCACATCGTGCCGAAGGCGCAAATGCGGGTGATTGTCGAGCAATGCTGGAATGCGATCACGGAAGGAAATTTGAGCAAAGTCAAACACTTCGACATCGGCGCGGTGTTTGGATTGCTGGCCGATGAGTTTGACGGCGTGACGGGAACGGTGACCGGATACGATGAGGCGAAGGGGATTGTCGAAGGGCTCGTTCCCATGTTCGGACGCGAGATGGCGGTGAAGGTGGCGGTTGACAAGGTGAAGGCGGTTCACGGATAG